From the Desulfovibrio sp. JY genome, one window contains:
- a CDS encoding cupin domain-containing protein: MSQRSAPYAVAGRETILETEDARVTLFTLAPGQSIPPHLHSIVSDTTFCLSGAAVLTLRDPQERLRLEPGDRATVAPGRPHSVANAGDVPVRLLLIQGPGTYDFLPV, from the coding sequence ATGTCGCAACGTTCCGCGCCGTATGCTGTCGCCGGGAGGGAAACCATCCTTGAGACCGAAGACGCCCGTGTAACGCTTTTCACCCTCGCCCCCGGCCAGTCCATCCCGCCCCACCTCCACTCCATCGTCAGCGACACGACCTTTTGCCTGTCCGGCGCGGCCGTCCTGACGCTGCGCGATCCGCAGGAACGCCTGCGCCTTGAACCGGGCGACCGGGCCACGGTTGCGCCCGGACGGCCGCACAGCGTGGCCAATGCGGGCGATGTCCCGGTGCGCCTGCTGCTTATCCAGGGCCCCGGGACCTACGATTTCCTGCCGGTCTGA
- the mutS gene encoding DNA mismatch repair protein MutS, producing MTPMLEQYLRLKGDHPGALLFYRMGDFYEMFFEDAETAARELQLTLTSRNPEAESPIPMCGVPHQAIEGYLTQLLEKGFKVAVCDQIEDPKQAKGLVKRAVTRVLTPGTAVEEGNLRAKEHNFLAALYFDADERAGGLAWVDFSTGEWSGLFARDAARLWQWAAKIGPRELLLPDGLEPPRDFAREGMQISRFPLRPHFDLSSGRDKVLKAQGVADLAALDVGDKPQLVRAMGALLTYLASNQMRDIGHLAPFKPVNLGRHMLIDEVTERNLEIFRRLDGRKGQGTLWHVLDRTVTPMGGRLLESWLRQPWLDPAPILETQDAVAWLVGDEERRTALREALGGVYDLERLTTRIFLNRAAPRDFTALRQSLAALPSLRALAAAAAEPPKAASDLLSGWDDLDDACELLSRALVDSPPVLVTEGGLFKPGYNPDLDELMELTEHGEERIRQLLAEEREGCKLPKLKLGYNRVFGYYFELTKSAGYPPEHFERRQTLANCERYVTPRLKELEEKLMAAGEKRKTLEYNLFVALRDHIAALRDRIMDTAARVARLDVWQGLAEAAVVNDWTRPELRQDLDIRIRAGRHPVIEAVQGVGNYIPNDVTLDDATRVLLITGPNMAGKSTVLRQTAIIALLAQIGSFVPATKAEIGLVDRVFCRVGASDNLAQGQSTFMVEMMETARILRQAGRRSLVILDEIGRGTATFDGLALAWAVVEDLCGRDDGQGVRTLFATHYHELTALEGRLPRLRNANIAVKEWKGDIVFLRRLLPGPADRSYGVEVARLAGVPRNVVRRARQLLEELERSRDPAHAARGNRERGQPILPGLFTAPAPTPDTPPEAAVSPLLDELSRLELDRITPLEALTLLTDWKTRFGGNASQGD from the coding sequence ATGACCCCCATGCTGGAGCAGTACCTGCGCCTCAAGGGAGATCATCCCGGCGCGTTGCTGTTTTATCGCATGGGGGATTTCTATGAGATGTTTTTCGAGGACGCCGAAACGGCGGCCCGAGAACTGCAGCTGACCCTGACCTCGCGCAATCCCGAGGCGGAAAGCCCCATTCCCATGTGCGGGGTGCCGCACCAGGCCATCGAGGGCTATCTGACCCAACTGCTGGAAAAGGGGTTCAAGGTCGCGGTCTGCGACCAGATCGAGGACCCCAAGCAGGCCAAGGGGCTGGTCAAGCGGGCCGTGACCAGGGTGCTCACCCCGGGCACGGCCGTCGAGGAAGGCAACCTGCGGGCCAAGGAACACAACTTCCTGGCCGCCCTCTACTTCGACGCCGACGAACGGGCCGGCGGACTCGCCTGGGTCGATTTCTCCACCGGCGAGTGGTCGGGCCTTTTCGCCCGCGACGCCGCGCGCCTGTGGCAGTGGGCGGCAAAAATCGGCCCCCGGGAACTGCTTCTGCCCGACGGCCTGGAGCCGCCCCGCGATTTCGCCCGCGAGGGCATGCAGATCAGCCGCTTTCCCCTGCGCCCGCATTTCGATCTGAGCAGCGGCCGCGACAAGGTCTTAAAAGCCCAGGGGGTGGCCGATCTGGCCGCCCTGGACGTCGGCGACAAGCCCCAGCTGGTGCGGGCCATGGGGGCGCTCCTGACCTACCTTGCCAGCAACCAGATGCGCGACATCGGGCATCTGGCCCCCTTCAAGCCGGTCAACCTCGGCCGGCACATGCTCATCGACGAAGTGACCGAGCGCAATCTGGAGATTTTCCGCCGTCTGGACGGTCGCAAGGGCCAAGGCACGCTGTGGCATGTCCTGGACCGTACCGTCACGCCCATGGGCGGGCGGCTGCTCGAATCCTGGCTACGCCAGCCCTGGCTCGATCCCGCGCCCATCCTCGAGACCCAGGACGCGGTGGCCTGGCTGGTCGGAGACGAAGAACGCAGAACGGCCCTTCGCGAGGCGCTCGGCGGCGTCTACGACCTGGAGCGGCTGACCACGCGCATCTTTCTCAATCGGGCCGCGCCACGGGATTTCACCGCCCTGCGGCAGTCCCTTGCCGCCCTGCCGAGCCTGCGCGCCCTGGCGGCCGCTGCCGCCGAACCGCCCAAGGCGGCGAGCGACCTCCTTTCCGGCTGGGACGACCTGGACGACGCCTGCGAACTGCTTTCGCGCGCCCTGGTCGATTCGCCGCCGGTGCTGGTCACGGAGGGCGGACTTTTCAAGCCCGGCTACAACCCCGACCTCGACGAACTGATGGAGCTGACCGAGCACGGCGAGGAGCGCATCCGCCAGCTTTTGGCCGAGGAACGGGAAGGCTGCAAGCTCCCGAAGCTCAAGCTCGGCTACAACCGGGTTTTCGGCTACTATTTCGAACTGACCAAATCCGCCGGCTATCCGCCCGAGCATTTCGAGCGCCGCCAGACGCTGGCCAACTGCGAGCGCTACGTCACCCCACGGCTCAAAGAGCTCGAGGAAAAGCTCATGGCGGCCGGGGAAAAGCGCAAGACCCTCGAATACAATCTTTTCGTCGCCCTGCGCGACCACATCGCCGCGCTTCGCGACCGCATCATGGACACGGCCGCCCGCGTGGCCAGGCTCGACGTCTGGCAGGGACTGGCCGAGGCGGCGGTCGTCAACGACTGGACGCGGCCCGAATTGCGCCAGGACCTGGACATCCGCATCCGGGCCGGCCGCCATCCGGTCATCGAGGCCGTCCAGGGCGTCGGCAACTACATCCCCAACGACGTGACCCTCGACGACGCCACGCGGGTGCTGCTCATCACCGGCCCCAACATGGCCGGCAAATCCACGGTGCTGCGCCAGACCGCCATCATCGCCCTGCTGGCCCAGATCGGCTCCTTCGTGCCGGCCACCAAGGCCGAAATCGGGCTGGTCGACCGGGTGTTCTGCCGGGTCGGGGCCTCGGACAACCTGGCCCAGGGCCAGTCCACCTTCATGGTGGAGATGATGGAGACGGCCCGCATCCTGCGTCAGGCCGGCCGGCGAAGCCTCGTCATCCTGGACGAGATCGGCCGGGGCACGGCCACCTTCGACGGTCTGGCCCTGGCCTGGGCCGTGGTCGAGGATCTGTGCGGCCGTGACGACGGCCAGGGCGTGCGCACCCTTTTCGCCACCCATTACCATGAGCTGACCGCCCTGGAAGGCAGGCTGCCGCGCCTTCGAAACGCCAACATCGCGGTCAAGGAATGGAAGGGCGACATCGTCTTTTTGCGGCGACTTCTGCCCGGCCCGGCCGACCGCAGCTACGGGGTCGAGGTGGCAAGGCTTGCCGGCGTGCCCCGAAACGTGGTGCGCCGCGCCCGGCAGCTGCTCGAGGAACTGGAGCGCAGCCGCGACCCGGCCCATGCCGCGCGGGGCAACCGTGAACGGGGCCAACCCATCCTGCCCGGGCTTTTCACCGCCCCGGCTCCCACGCCCGATACGCCCCCCGAGGCCGCGGTTTCCCCACTTCTTGACGAACTCTCCCGGCTCGAACTAGACCGGATTACACCGCTTGAAGCACTCACCCTGCTGACAGACTGGAAAACCCGTTTTGGCGGCAATGCTTCCCAAGGAGACTGA
- a CDS encoding amphi-Trp domain-containing protein has translation MSDKSNLFHCDEKLLTYDAAVVLEKIVDGLRQRKLVGNGENGPVCIDLPLLANLEIAFKEKVKPGKSKRKLSIELAWKEEEEKPSLD, from the coding sequence ATGAGCGACAAATCCAATCTGTTCCATTGCGATGAGAAGCTTCTGACCTATGACGCCGCCGTCGTTCTGGAAAAAATCGTGGACGGCCTGCGCCAGCGCAAACTCGTCGGCAACGGCGAAAACGGCCCGGTCTGCATCGACCTGCCGCTTCTGGCCAATCTGGAGATCGCGTTCAAGGAGAAGGTCAAACCCGGCAAGTCCAAACGGAAGCTCTCCATCGAGCTGGCCTGGAAGGAAGAGGAAGAAAAGCCCTCTCTGGATTAA
- a CDS encoding DUF1646 family protein yields the protein MRVVVVCVFLLVYAAMALGRLPGLALDRCGAAVLGAIVLVASGLMPVQAAWNAADVPTLALLFGLMVVSAQLRLGGFYTAVSRSLVTAAASPVGLLARIMLAVAVLSAFLANDIVCLAMAPIVVEATRGRGLNPLPYLIGVAMAANIGSAGTLIGNPQNMLLGQVARLSFSGYAAEVWPCVAVSLVVAWGFTVWAWRGRFAGPVISLRVDAPAWNPWQSAKGLAALAVCLAAFVWGGVPRENVALACAGALLLSRRMASRETLALVDWQLLLLFLGLFVVNKEVAAAGFLDDLHRGLLTWGIDLGRPAWLYAVTAALSNVVSNVPAVMLLLPGHDSPGQATLLAVSSTLAGNLLLPGSIANLIVAGQAEELGVRLGFWEHARVGIPAALVGLAASGWWLLR from the coding sequence ATGCGGGTCGTTGTTGTTTGTGTTTTTCTGCTGGTCTATGCCGCCATGGCATTGGGCCGACTGCCGGGATTGGCCTTGGACCGTTGCGGCGCGGCCGTGCTCGGGGCCATCGTGCTGGTCGCCAGCGGGCTCATGCCGGTCCAGGCGGCCTGGAACGCGGCCGACGTGCCGACCTTGGCCCTGTTGTTCGGTCTCATGGTCGTCTCCGCCCAGTTGCGCCTCGGCGGCTTCTACACGGCTGTCAGCCGTTCCCTGGTCACCGCCGCCGCTTCCCCGGTCGGGCTGCTCGCCCGGATCATGCTCGCCGTGGCTGTCCTTTCGGCGTTTCTGGCCAACGACATCGTCTGTCTGGCCATGGCCCCCATCGTGGTCGAGGCGACCCGGGGCCGGGGACTCAATCCGCTGCCGTACCTCATCGGGGTGGCCATGGCCGCCAACATCGGTTCGGCGGGCACCTTGATTGGCAACCCGCAAAACATGCTGCTCGGACAGGTCGCTCGCCTGTCCTTTTCCGGCTATGCGGCGGAGGTCTGGCCCTGTGTGGCCGTTTCCCTGGTCGTGGCCTGGGGCTTTACCGTGTGGGCTTGGCGGGGACGATTCGCCGGGCCGGTGATTTCCCTTCGCGTCGACGCTCCCGCCTGGAATCCGTGGCAGTCGGCCAAGGGGCTGGCCGCCCTGGCCGTGTGTCTGGCCGCCTTCGTCTGGGGCGGTGTGCCCCGGGAGAACGTGGCCCTGGCCTGCGCCGGGGCCTTGCTTCTCAGCCGGCGCATGGCCTCCCGGGAAACGCTGGCGCTCGTCGACTGGCAGTTGCTGCTGCTTTTTCTCGGCCTGTTCGTGGTCAATAAAGAGGTGGCGGCGGCGGGATTCCTGGACGACCTGCACCGGGGCCTTCTGACCTGGGGCATCGATTTGGGACGTCCGGCCTGGCTCTATGCCGTCACCGCAGCGCTTTCCAATGTGGTCTCCAACGTGCCGGCGGTGATGCTCCTGCTGCCGGGACACGACAGTCCGGGGCAGGCCACCCTGCTCGCCGTTTCGAGCACCCTGGCCGGCAACCTGCTGCTGCCGGGGAGCATCGCCAACCTGATCGTGGCCGGTCAGGCCGAAGAGCTCGGGGTGCGCCTGGGCTTTTGGGAACATGCCCGGGTGGGCATTCCGGCGGCCCTTGTGGGGCTGGCCGCCTCGGGCTGGTGGCTGTTGCGCTAG
- a CDS encoding LapA family protein, which translates to MRVIKVLFLLAFFFFCMLFFVQNTAILETPLLLKLEVFGLHAETAAVPFYVVLLLSFVAGGFFCTLYFLAEKVRLASAVRSLQNKVNAMEKQLAQKKSTVASPLVTPNYAAATASTPTLSTSEDTAAAKKDDA; encoded by the coding sequence ATGCGCGTGATCAAGGTGCTTTTCCTGCTTGCATTCTTCTTTTTCTGCATGCTGTTTTTCGTGCAGAACACGGCCATATTGGAAACCCCTTTGCTGCTGAAACTCGAGGTCTTCGGCCTCCACGCCGAAACGGCCGCGGTTCCCTTCTACGTGGTGCTCCTTTTGTCCTTTGTCGCCGGCGGCTTCTTTTGCACCCTGTATTTCCTGGCCGAGAAAGTCCGGTTGGCCTCTGCGGTGCGCAGCCTGCAAAACAAGGTCAACGCCATGGAAAAGCAGCTGGCCCAGAAAAAATCCACCGTGGCCTCTCCCCTCGTGACGCCCAACTACGCCGCCGCCACCGCCAGCACGCCGACGCTGTCCACAAGCGAGGACACGGCCGCTGCAAAAAAAGACGACGCCTAG
- a CDS encoding tetratricopeptide repeat protein produces MLRVLRIVVTTFVLLAVAGAASALTREEILQRRLEKMRQAEPVMHTEEQQRQEQNERNAAAVAVQPARTDDAPLPIPDPVRRPSPDPRGGLWQNKPAQAPAKASAPTTSAPQQAANPPARPQSPQATLPPPPAPSLPAEQPKAQPNRQTPARDPASAASLAAMAAKAASAGNQQTALTMINEAVEADPSNPNLFNNRANILSNMGRLKDALPDYDRAISMKATDPAYFTNRGYAHERLGNEGRTCADYKKACDLGDCEFYKSYKAEGHCK; encoded by the coding sequence ATGCTGCGAGTGCTGCGAATCGTTGTGACGACGTTTGTGCTGCTGGCCGTGGCCGGGGCGGCAAGCGCCCTGACCAGGGAGGAAATCCTCCAGCGACGTCTGGAGAAGATGCGTCAGGCCGAACCGGTCATGCATACCGAGGAGCAGCAGCGCCAGGAACAAAACGAGCGCAATGCGGCCGCGGTTGCCGTTCAACCGGCCAGAACCGACGACGCGCCCCTGCCCATCCCCGATCCTGTACGGCGACCCTCGCCCGATCCGCGCGGCGGACTGTGGCAAAACAAACCGGCCCAAGCGCCAGCCAAGGCGTCCGCTCCGACGACCAGCGCGCCCCAACAGGCCGCAAATCCCCCGGCGCGCCCCCAATCGCCCCAGGCCACCCTGCCTCCGCCGCCGGCCCCGTCCCTGCCGGCAGAGCAGCCCAAGGCACAGCCCAACCGACAGACTCCGGCCCGCGATCCGGCGTCCGCCGCCTCCCTGGCCGCCATGGCAGCCAAGGCCGCATCCGCCGGCAACCAGCAGACGGCCCTCACCATGATCAACGAGGCCGTGGAAGCCGATCCGTCGAACCCGAACCTTTTCAACAACCGCGCCAACATCTTAAGCAACATGGGCCGGCTCAAGGACGCCCTGCCCGATTACGACCGGGCCATCTCCATGAAGGCGACCGACCCCGCCTACTTCACCAACCGGGGCTATGCCCACGAACGCCTCGGCAACGAGGGTCGGACCTGCGCGGACTACAAAAAGGCCTGCGATCTGGGCGACTGCGAATTCTACAAGAGCTACAAGGCCGAAGGCCACTGCAAGTAG
- the lysA gene encoding diaminopimelate decarboxylase: MHHFQYRGGELYAEDVPVSTLVAAYGTPLYIYSAATLRRHFEAFDSAFDGLAHLTCFSVKANSNLAVLRTLGAMGAGVDIVSGGELYRALAAGIDPAKIVYSGVGKRGSEIEEALGAGILMFNVESMGELERISAIASRLGKKASVSLRINPDVDPKTHPYISTGLKKNKFGLDMETSLAAYGRAMELPGVTPVGIDCHIGSQLTSIDPFLEALDKILTFREKLVAMGVPLRYLDLGGGLGIQYNEEEPPHPREFGQALTKALGDLPLTLILEPGRVIVGNAGILVTEVVYTKKTPSKDFVIVDAAMNDLIRPSLYDSYHAIREVRPAEREMLNVDVVGPICESGDFLARDRELPSVAPGEYLAVYSAGAYGFTMSSNYNSRPRAAEVLVDGDTVTLARRRETYEDLVALER, translated from the coding sequence ATGCATCATTTCCAGTACCGTGGCGGCGAACTTTACGCCGAGGACGTGCCTGTCTCGACCCTTGTCGCCGCCTACGGCACGCCGCTTTACATCTATAGCGCCGCCACCCTGCGTCGCCATTTCGAAGCCTTCGATTCCGCCTTCGACGGCTTGGCGCACCTCACCTGCTTCTCGGTCAAGGCCAATTCCAACCTGGCCGTGCTGCGCACCCTCGGGGCCATGGGCGCCGGCGTGGACATCGTGTCGGGCGGGGAGCTCTACCGGGCGCTTGCCGCCGGCATCGACCCGGCCAAGATCGTCTATTCGGGCGTGGGCAAGCGGGGAAGCGAAATCGAGGAGGCGCTTGGCGCCGGCATCCTCATGTTCAACGTCGAATCCATGGGCGAACTCGAGCGCATCAGCGCCATCGCCTCGCGGCTGGGCAAAAAAGCCAGCGTCAGCCTGCGCATCAATCCCGACGTGGACCCCAAGACCCATCCCTACATTTCCACGGGGCTCAAAAAGAACAAGTTCGGCCTGGACATGGAAACATCCCTGGCCGCTTACGGCCGGGCCATGGAACTGCCGGGCGTGACGCCGGTCGGCATCGACTGCCACATCGGTTCCCAGCTCACCTCCATCGACCCCTTCCTCGAAGCCCTGGACAAGATCCTGACCTTCCGTGAAAAGCTCGTCGCCATGGGCGTCCCTCTCCGCTATCTCGATCTCGGCGGCGGACTCGGCATCCAGTACAACGAGGAGGAGCCGCCCCATCCCCGCGAGTTCGGCCAGGCGCTCACCAAGGCCCTGGGCGATCTGCCGCTGACGCTCATCCTCGAGCCGGGCCGGGTCATCGTCGGCAACGCCGGCATCCTGGTCACCGAAGTCGTGTACACCAAAAAAACGCCGAGCAAGGATTTCGTTATCGTGGACGCGGCCATGAACGACCTCATCCGGCCCTCGCTCTACGATTCCTACCACGCCATCCGCGAGGTGCGCCCGGCCGAGCGCGAGATGCTCAATGTCGACGTGGTCGGCCCCATCTGCGAATCCGGCGATTTCCTGGCCCGGGATCGGGAATTGCCGTCCGTGGCCCCGGGCGAATACCTGGCCGTCTACTCGGCCGGCGCCTATGGCTTCACCATGTCCTCCAACTACAACTCCCGCCCCCGCGCGGCCGAGGTGCTGGTGGACGGCGACACGGTGACCCTGGCCCGTCGCCGCGAGACCTACGAAGACCTGGTCGCCCTCGAACGCTAA
- a CDS encoding LysM peptidoglycan-binding domain-containing protein, which translates to MRPTIACAAFALCIGLCACSGGDKDSFRNVDHDRNGAISYEELLFVFPDVTPDVFSKLDADGSGGLSEAEYKAFLKGDATAAGKKAAGTPAAPKGQARPGVSEPSATPLKGEDVIEIPAPGLEQKAKSKPEKGKKEAKEQKSRPDAARTEPTQYTVQRGDTLTRIAHTFGVTVEDIVRANGSMNPDTLRDGQTLTIPPRQ; encoded by the coding sequence ATGCGGCCGACTATCGCCTGTGCGGCGTTTGCATTGTGCATTGGGCTTTGCGCCTGCTCCGGAGGGGACAAGGATTCCTTCCGCAATGTCGATCATGATAGAAACGGCGCGATTTCCTACGAGGAATTGCTGTTCGTCTTCCCCGACGTCACCCCGGATGTCTTTTCCAAGCTGGACGCCGACGGCAGCGGCGGTCTGTCCGAAGCGGAATACAAGGCCTTCCTGAAGGGCGACGCGACCGCCGCCGGCAAGAAGGCCGCCGGGACCCCGGCCGCGCCCAAGGGGCAGGCGCGCCCCGGCGTCTCCGAGCCGTCGGCCACGCCGCTCAAGGGCGAGGATGTCATCGAAATCCCGGCCCCCGGCCTCGAGCAAAAGGCCAAGTCCAAGCCCGAAAAGGGGAAAAAGGAAGCCAAGGAGCAAAAGTCCCGGCCGGACGCCGCCAGGACCGAACCGACCCAGTATACCGTGCAGCGCGGGGATACCTTGACGCGCATCGCCCATACCTTCGGTGTGACGGTGGAGGACATCGTGCGGGCCAACGGCAGCATGAATCCGGATACCCTGCGCGACGGACAGACGCTGACCATTCCGCCCCGCCAGTAA
- a CDS encoding diaminopimelate decarboxylase — protein sequence MELVEKALAAGMIREADTAVVFHDLDMLERRLGEVTAAFGPATLAAAAVKANPLPPVLAFLAGLGAGAEAASLPEVELALEAGFPADRIVFDSPAKTLEELRFAVSLGLAVNADNLEEVERLETLGASLGRAPRAGLRVNPQVGLGRIKATSVAGVYSKFGVPLADREAILAAFARHPWLEGLHVHIGSQGCSLEMLVAGVGAIYDLALEINARLGTRRVRRFDLGGGLPVAYCDTDDPPMPGVYAAALAERCPGLFSGQFDLVTEFGRFLHAPCGLAVSRVEYVKRQPGHNTAVLHLGADMFVRECYNPDLWTHGVTLLSPDGRDKGGERGTWHLAGPLCFSGDFPVWQAKLPDVAPGDLVAIHDVGAYTLAMWSRYNSRQMPRILGYRQGRFNVLREREEPEDLVRFWRGRPVVPGGDGQGFEA from the coding sequence ATGGAACTGGTGGAAAAAGCCCTTGCCGCCGGCATGATCCGGGAGGCGGACACGGCTGTGGTGTTTCACGACCTGGATATGCTGGAACGTCGGCTGGGCGAGGTGACGGCGGCCTTTGGCCCGGCCACCCTGGCCGCTGCGGCGGTCAAGGCCAACCCGTTGCCGCCGGTCCTGGCCTTTCTGGCCGGGCTTGGGGCCGGGGCCGAGGCAGCATCCCTGCCGGAGGTCGAACTCGCCCTGGAGGCCGGTTTCCCGGCCGACCGCATCGTGTTCGATTCCCCGGCCAAGACGCTTGAGGAACTGCGGTTCGCCGTCTCCCTGGGCCTTGCCGTCAATGCCGACAACCTGGAGGAAGTGGAGCGGTTGGAGACGCTTGGCGCATCCCTTGGCCGCGCGCCCCGGGCCGGGCTTCGCGTCAACCCCCAGGTGGGCCTTGGCCGCATCAAGGCAACGAGCGTGGCTGGGGTCTATTCGAAATTCGGCGTGCCCCTGGCCGACCGCGAGGCCATTTTGGCCGCCTTCGCGCGTCACCCCTGGCTGGAAGGACTCCATGTGCACATCGGCTCCCAGGGCTGTTCGCTGGAGATGCTGGTGGCCGGGGTGGGCGCGATCTACGACCTGGCCTTGGAAATCAACGCCAGGCTGGGGACGCGCCGGGTGCGCCGCTTCGATCTCGGCGGCGGCCTGCCCGTGGCCTACTGCGATACGGACGATCCGCCGATGCCGGGCGTGTATGCGGCGGCGCTGGCGGAAAGGTGCCCGGGACTTTTTTCGGGGCAGTTCGACCTGGTCACGGAATTCGGCCGTTTTCTCCACGCGCCCTGCGGCCTGGCAGTCAGCCGCGTGGAGTACGTCAAGCGCCAGCCCGGGCACAACACGGCCGTGCTGCACCTTGGCGCGGACATGTTCGTGCGCGAATGCTACAACCCGGATCTCTGGACCCACGGTGTGACGCTTCTTTCCCCGGACGGTCGGGACAAAGGCGGGGAGCGCGGCACGTGGCATCTGGCCGGGCCGCTGTGCTTCTCGGGGGATTTTCCGGTCTGGCAGGCGAAGCTGCCGGACGTCGCGCCCGGCGATCTCGTGGCGATCCACGACGTCGGGGCCTACACCCTGGCCATGTGGTCGCGCTACAACAGCCGCCAGATGCCCCGAATACTGGGCTATCGCCAGGGGCGGTTCAATGTGCTGCGCGAACGCGAGGAGCCCGAGGATCTGGTGCGGTTTTGGCGGGGACGGCCTGTCGTGCCGGGCGGCGACGGGCAGGGCTTCGAAGCGTAG
- a CDS encoding lysophospholipase: MHAALPVLLALQIVFCGDSITKGWEINNLFDQPQKVYINGVDSCTSGDILKRIEPIAAKKPHKLFLMIGINEIQAQNRIIDNYEKIISKIQEISPYTRIYVQSILPTRRQDIDNADIIATNARLRELCDRQNHFVRYIDLYDSFVADDGKLGPNFTRDGIHLTKNAYSLWKKLIVSQM, translated from the coding sequence GTGCATGCCGCCTTGCCCGTGCTTTTGGCCTTGCAGATCGTCTTTTGCGGCGACAGCATCACCAAGGGCTGGGAAATCAACAACCTCTTCGACCAGCCCCAGAAGGTCTACATCAACGGCGTCGACTCCTGCACCAGCGGCGATATTTTAAAGCGCATCGAGCCCATTGCCGCCAAGAAGCCGCACAAGCTTTTTTTAATGATCGGCATCAATGAAATACAGGCCCAGAACCGCATCATCGACAACTACGAGAAAATCATCAGCAAGATACAGGAAATCTCGCCCTACACGCGCATCTACGTGCAAAGCATCCTGCCCACCCGCCGCCAAGACATCGATAACGCCGACATCATCGCCACCAATGCCCGGCTCAGGGAACTGTGCGACCGGCAGAACCATTTCGTGCGCTATATCGATCTCTACGACTCCTTTGTGGCCGACGACGGCAAGCTCGGCCCCAATTTCACCAGGGACGGCATCCACCTGACGAAAAACGCCTATTCCCTCTGGAAAAAGCTCATCGTCAGCCAGATGTAA
- a CDS encoding alpha-hydroxy-acid oxidizing protein, whose product MDLTTLRTKAREALKGFCRVCPVCDGRACAGEAPGMGGMATASSFKANLAALSGYRLNMRTLHEVKTADTTVTLFGRELSMPVLAAPMTGVLYNMGGKLSEEAFIRMIIEGADAAGTLGACGDGADPAFFGSGLAAIRDRGGRGIPFIKPRGQDAVKEMLARAADAGAVAAGMDVDGAGLLVMALKGQPVSPKSPAELRELVGATRLPFIVKGIMTPDEALVAFDAGAAGIVVSNHGGRVLDHTPGAAEVLPAIARAVKGRGVILADGGVRTGADVLKYLALGADAVLIGRPLAVGAFGGGAEGVSFLLNKIKAELTAAMLLTGTASVRAVSPHILNPQPVCG is encoded by the coding sequence ATGGATCTGACGACGCTTCGTACAAAAGCCAGGGAAGCTCTCAAGGGATTTTGCCGGGTGTGCCCGGTCTGCGACGGTCGGGCCTGTGCCGGCGAGGCCCCGGGTATGGGGGGGATGGCCACGGCGTCGTCCTTCAAGGCCAACCTGGCCGCCCTGTCCGGCTATCGCCTCAATATGCGCACCTTGCACGAGGTGAAAACCGCCGACACCACCGTCACGCTTTTCGGGCGCGAACTTTCCATGCCCGTACTGGCCGCCCCCATGACCGGCGTGCTCTACAACATGGGCGGCAAGCTCTCCGAGGAGGCCTTCATCCGCATGATCATCGAAGGGGCCGACGCCGCCGGGACGCTCGGGGCCTGCGGCGACGGGGCCGATCCGGCCTTCTTCGGCAGCGGCCTTGCCGCCATCCGTGACCGGGGCGGCCGGGGCATCCCGTTTATCAAGCCGCGCGGCCAGGATGCGGTCAAGGAGATGCTCGCCCGGGCCGCGGACGCCGGGGCCGTTGCCGCCGGCATGGACGTGGACGGCGCGGGACTGCTGGTCATGGCGCTCAAGGGCCAGCCCGTTTCCCCGAAATCCCCGGCGGAGCTGCGCGAGCTGGTCGGGGCCACCAGGCTCCCCTTTATCGTCAAGGGCATCATGACCCCGGACGAGGCGCTCGTCGCCTTCGACGCCGGCGCGGCCGGCATTGTGGTCTCCAACCACGGCGGCCGGGTGCTCGACCACACCCCGGGCGCGGCCGAGGTGCTGCCGGCCATTGCCCGGGCGGTCAAGGGCCGGGGCGTGATTTTGGCCGACGGCGGCGTGCGCACCGGGGCCGACGTGCTCAAATACCTCGCTCTGGGGGCCGACGCGGTGCTGATCGGCCGGCCGCTGGCGGTCGGCGCATTCGGCGGTGGGGCCGAGGGCGTGAGCTTCTTACTCAACAAAATCAAGGCCGAACTCACCGCCGCCATGCTGCTGACCGGCACGGCCTCGGTCCGCGCGGTCTCGCCACACATCCTGAACCCCCAGCCTGTCTGCGGCTAA